The following are from one region of the Hemibagrus wyckioides isolate EC202008001 linkage group LG24, SWU_Hwy_1.0, whole genome shotgun sequence genome:
- the ago2 gene encoding protein argonaute-2 gives MYSSGAASAPLSPPPPPPPPPPQEYVFKPPQRPDFGTMGRTIKLQANFFEMEIPKLEVYHYDIDIKPEKCPRRVNREIVEHMVQHFKTQIFGDRKPVYDGRKNLYTAMPLPIGRDKVELEVTIPGEGKDRSFKVAIKWVSCVSLQALHEALSGRLPSIPFETIQALDVVMRHLPSMRYTPVGRSFFTPSEGCSNPLGGGREVWFGFHQSVRPSLWKMMLNIDVSATAFYKAQPVIEFMCEVLDFKSIDEQQKPLTDSQRVKFTKEIKGLKVEITHCGQMKRKYRVCNVTRRPASHQTFPLQQENGQTIECTVAQYFKDKYKLILRYPHLPCLQVGQEQKHTYLPLEVCNIVAGQRCIKKLTDNQTSTMIRATARSAPDRQDEISKLMRSANFNSDPYVREFGVMVRDEMTEVNGRVLQAPSILYGGRNKAIATPIQGVWDMRNKQFHTGIEIKVWAIACFAPQRQCTEILLKAFTDQLRKISRDAGMPIQGQPCFCKYAQGADSVEPMFKHLKYTYQGLQLVVVILPGKTPVYAEVKRVGDTVLGMATQCVQVKNVQKTTPQTLSNLCLKINVKLGGVNNILLPQGRPLVFQQPVIFLGADVTHPPAGDGKKPSIAAVVGSMDAHPSRYCATVRVQQHRQDIIQDLAAMVRELLIQFYKSTRFKPTRIIYYRDGISEGQFNQVLQHELLAIREACIKLEKDYQPGITFVVVQKRHHTRLFCMDRNERVGKSGNIPAGTTVDTKITHPSEFDFYLCSHAGIQGTSRPSHYHVLWDDNHFTSDELQVLTYQLCHTYVRCTRSVSIPAPAYYAHLVAFRARYHLVDKEHDSAEGSHTSGQSNGRDQQALAKAVQIHQDTLRTMYFA, from the exons CTCCTCTgtctcctccaccaccaccaccaccaccaccaccacaagagTATGTGTTCAAACCACCCCAGAGGCCAGACTTTGGCACCATGGGCAGGACAATCAAACTGCAGGCCAACTTCTTTGAGATGGAGATTCCAAAACTGGAGGTGTACCATTATGACATTGACATCAAACCTGAGAAGTGCCCACGCAGGGTCAACCG TGAAATTGTCGAGCACATGGTCCAGCACTTTAAAACACAGATCTTTGGTGACCGAAAGCCTGTGTATGACGGGAGGAAGAATTTGTACACGGCGATGCCCTTACCCATAGGGAGAGACAAG GTGGAGCTGGAGGTGACTATCCCTGGAGAAGGGAAAGACAGGAGCTTTAAAGTGGCCATAAAGTGGGTTTCCTGTGTTAGCCTGCAAGCTCTTCATGAAGCTTTGTCTGGACGACTGCCAAGCATCCCTTTTGAGACCATTCAGGCTCTAGATGTGGTCATGAGACATTTGCCCTCCATGAG GTACACACCTGTTGGCCGCTCATTCTTCACACCTTCTGAAGGCTGCTCCAACCCTCTTGGTGGTGGAAGGGAAGTCTGGTTTGGCTTCCACCAATCTGTTCGTCCATCTCTTTGGAAAATGATGCTTAACATTGACG taTCGGCAACGGCATTCTACAAAGCCCAACCAGTGATCGAGTTCATGTGTGAGGTTTTGGACTTTAAAAGCATCGATGAACAGCAGAAGCCCTTAACAGATTCCCAAAGAGTCAAGTTCACAAAGGAGATAAAGG GTCTGAAAGTAGAGATCACACACTGCGGGCAGATGAAAAGGAAATACAGAGTTTGTAATGTAACCAGGAGACCAGCCAGCCACCAGAC GTTTCCCTTACAGCAGGAGAATGGGCAAACTATTGAATGCACTGTGGCACAATACTTTAAGGACAAATACAAACTAATACTTCGATATCCTCATCTTCCATGTTTACAAGTTGGGCAAGAGCAAAAGCACACTTACCTTCCTCTTGAG GTTTGTAACATAGTGGCTGGACAGCGATGCATCAAGAAACTGACAGACAATCAAACCTCCACTATGATTCGTGCCACAGCCCGGTCAGCCCCTGACCGACAGGACGAAATCAGCAAATTG ATGAGAAGTGCCAACTTTAATAGTGACCCTTACGTGCGAGAGTTTGGGGTCATGGTCAGAGATGAAATGACCGAAGTGAATGGCCGAGTCCTCCAGGCACCATCAATTCTTTATGGAGGACGG AACAAGGCAATAGCTACCCCAATCCAAGGTGTATGGGATATGAGAAACAAGCAATTCCATACTGGGATAGAGATCAAGGTTTGGGCCATCGCCTGCTTTGCTCCACAAAGGCAATGCACTGAAATCTTATTAAA AGCATTTACAGACCAGCTGCGCAAGATTTCTCGTGACGCAGGCATGCCCATTCAAGGCCAGCCCTGCTTTTGTAAGTACGCTCAGGGAGCTGACAGTGTGGAGCCCATGTTCAAACACCTGAAGTACACTTACCAAGGCCTGCAGCTGGTCGTGGTCATTCTTCCAGGGAAGACGCCCGTCTATG CGGAGGTGAAGCGTGTCGGGGACACAGTTCTAGGAATGGCCACTCAGTGTGTCCAGGTGAAGAATGTCCAGAAAACCACTCCACAGACACTATCTAACCTCTGTCTGAAGATCAATGTTAAGCTGGGTGGAGTAAACAACATTCTGCTTCCACAGGGAAG GCCCCTTGTTTTCCAGCAGCCTGTAATTTTCCTGGGTGCAGATGTGACTCATCCTCCAGCAGGAGATGGAAAGAAGCCCTCCATTGCTGCA GTGGTCGGTAGCATGGATGCTCACCCAAGCCGGTACTGTGCCACAGTGCGGGTTCAACAGCACCGCCAAGACATCATTCAGGACTTGGCTGCAATGGTGAGAGAACTGCTGATCCAGTTCTACAAGTCAACCCGCTTCAAACCCACTCGTATTATCTACTACAGAGATGGCATTTCAGAAGGTCAATTCAATCAG GTCCTGCAACATGAGTTGTTGGCAATCCGTGAGGCCTGTATAAAGCTAGAGAAGGACTACCAGCCAGGCATCACTTTTGTAGTAGTCCAGAAGAGACATCATACTAGGCTTTTCTGTATGGACAGGAACGAGAGG GTTGGAAAGAGTGGAAACATCCCTGCTGGCACCACAGTTGACACGAAAATCACTCATCCATCTGAATTTGACTTTTACCTTTGCAGCCATGCGGGTATTCAG GGTACTAGCAGGCCATCTCACTATCATGTGTTGTGGGATGACAACCATTTCACTTCAGATGAGCTACAGGTACTCACATACCAACTGTGCCACACCTACGTACGCTGCACCCGCTCTGTTTCTATTCCTGCACCTGCTTACTATGCTCACCTTGTGGCATTCCGAGCACGCTACCATCTGGTAGACAAGGAACATGACAG TGCTGAAGGCAGCCACACATCAGGCCAAAGTAATGGTCGAGATCAGCAGGCCCTGGCTAAAGCTGTGCAGATCCACCAAGACACACTGCGCACCATGTACTTCGCCTGA